One Pleuronectes platessa chromosome 20, fPlePla1.1, whole genome shotgun sequence DNA window includes the following coding sequences:
- the kbtbd2 gene encoding kelch repeat and BTB domain-containing protein 2 — protein sequence MSDLSERRPVNTDYAVSLLEQLKFFYEQKLLTDVVLLVEDTEFPCHKMVLATCSSYFRAMFMSGLSESKQTHVHLRNVDPATLQIIITYAYTGNLAISDSTVEPLYETACFLQVEDVLLQCRDYLVKKINAENCVRMLSIGDLFSCTELKQCAKRMVEHKFPMVYRQEAFLQLSHELLIDVLSSDNLNVEKEETVREAAMLWLEYNMETRSQHLSSVLSQIRIDALSEVTQRAWFQGLPPNDKSVVVQGLYKSMPKFFKPRLGMTKEEMLIFMEALSETQVEGYVMSGSLPTTVVCYSPQAEKVYKLNNPPGDLQKVGTLVTPDNDVFIAGGQIPLKNSITNHGKSGKLQAVFRSVDSFYWFDAQQNAWVPKTPMLCARIKPSLVYCEGYIYAIGGDNVGGELNKRTVERYDCEKDEWSMMSPLPFAWNWSTSVVAHDCIYVMTHDLMYCYFPRADTWVEMAMRKTSRCFASAAAFGDLIFYIGGLHVVSNSGVRLPTSTIDGSSVTVEIYDVNKNEWRLAANIPAKRYSDPCVRAVVLLNSLCIFMRETHMNERAKYAIYQYDVELDSWYLRQPVSERVLWDLGKDFRCAVGKLYPSCLEESPWKPPTYLFSPDGAEEFEVDGELVTLPHV from the exons ATGTCGGATCTCAGTGAGCGCAGGCCGGTCAACACGGACTACGCTGTCTCCCTGCTGGAGCAGCTCAAGTTCTTTTATGAACAGAAATTACTGACTGATGTTGTGCTGCTGGTGGAGGACACGGAGTTCCCGTGTCACAAGATGGTCCTGGCCACATGTAGCTCCTATTTCAG ggCGATGTTCATGAGCGGCCTCAGCGAGAGCAAGCAGACCCACGTCCACCTGAGGAACGTGGACCCGGCCACCTTACAGATCATCATCACCTACGCCTACACGGGGAACCTGGCCATCAGCGACAGCACCGTGGAGCCGCTGTACGAGACCGCCTGCTTCCTACAG GTGGAGGACGTCTTGCTGCAATGCAGAGACTATCTGGTGAAGAAGATAAACGCTGAGAACTGCGTCCGCATGCTGAGCATCGGCGACCTGTTCAGCTGCACTGAACTCAAGCAGTGCGCCAAACGCATGGTGGAGCACAAGTTCCCCATGGTGTACCGACAGGAGGCCTTCCTGCAGCTGTCCCACGAGCTGCTGATCGACGTCCTGAGCAGCGACAACCTCAacgtggagaaggaggagacggTGCGCGAGGCGGCCATGCTGTGGCTGGAGTACAACATGGAGACCCGCTCGCAGCACCTGTCCTCCGTGCTCAGTCAGATCCGCATCGACGCCCTGTCCGAGGTGACGCAGCGCGCCTGGTTCCAGGGCCTGCCCCCCAACGACAAGTCCGTGGTGGTGCAGGGCCTCTACAAGTCCATGCCCAAGTTCTTCAAGCCCCGGTTAGGCATGACCAAGGAGGAGATGCTGATCTTCATGGAGGCCTTGTCTGAAACGCAGGTGGAGGGCTACGTGATGTCGGGGTCCCTGCCCACCACGGTGGTGTGTTACAGTCCGCAGGCGGAGAAAGTGTACAAGCTCAACAACCCCCCCGGGGACCTGCAGAAGGTGGGGACCCTCGTGACCCCGGACAACGATGTGTTCATCGCCGGAGGTCAGATCCCGCTCAAAAACTCAATCACCAACCACGGCAAGAGCGGCAAGTTACAGGCCGTGTTCCGCTCGGTCGACAGCTTCTACTGGTTCGATGCCCAGCAGAACGCCTGGGTGCCCAAAACGCCCATGCTGTGTGCCCGCATCAAGCCCTCGCTGGTCTACTGCGAGGGCTACATCTATGCAATCGGGGGGGATAACGTCGGGGGGGAGTTGAACAAGCGCACGGTGGAGCGCTACGACTGCGAGAAGGACGAGTGGAGCATGATGAGCCCGCTGCCCTTCGCCTGGAACTGGAGCACCTCGGTGGTGGCTCACGACTGCATCTACGTGATGACCCACGACCTGATGTACTGCTACTTCCCCCGGGCCGACACCTGGGTGGAGATGGCCATGCGCAAGACCAGCCGCTGCTTCGCCTCCGCCGCCGCCTTCGGTGACCTCATCTTCTACATCGGCGGCCTCCACGTGGTCAGCAACTCGGGCGTCCGCCTGCCGACGAGCACCATCGACGGCTCCTCCGTGACCGTGGAGATCTACGACGTCAACAAGAACGAGTGGCGCCTCGCCGCCAACATCCCCGCCAAGCGCTACTCGGACCCGTGCGTGCGGGCGGTGGTGCTTCTCAACTCGCTGTGCATCTTCATGCGTGAGACTCACATGAACGAGCGCGCCAAGTACGCCATCTACCAGTACGACGTGGAGCTGGACAGCTGGTACCTGCGGCAGCCGGTGTCCGAGCGCGTCCTCTGGGACCTGGGGAAGGACTTCCGCTGCGCCGTGGGGAAGCTGTACCCCTCCTGCCTGGAGGAGTCCCCCTGGAAACCCCCCACCTACCTCTTCTCCCCCGACGGGGCGGAGGAGTTCGAGGTGGACGGGGAGCTGGTGACTCTCCCTCACGTATAG
- the buc gene encoding bucky ball codes for MEDGNKQPHTFGNGQQRTHPPRPFFYVQPPSQPYYVYQHWQLNNPYGHYGLPGGFNYNRPCMPPFQYMQYPSYVYPQAPMYPVDNRRMFEPRFHAPPWSQQPYSQPHGHREMACSEAQTDPSEAINKLIECLDKIRANELQGAERELDSGVASQSSGMFSPGEEKKSEGQGHVLPPGPDDSPAVAFSDSTTAVYDAESSHRSLDALSPQECWSGAMEEELPLDSSSVHEDCPELEQLVEDQHFPPLESEEVTDIQSDVFVTDASVPRCEVEELLKSSLAPSFSSQPVLKEPKSSDTTSKSERQAASREEAKSDASYQILKLPFESLLTPGAAGAGRLSSPAAPYFYNYLTMQSTHERMSVLSPSLDELSSRDEMFSTDLDDVELFPKHVYTGRRLAEVVGASPQAAEEVEEVWLPGSKRFMCACCGRNLAKGAGRNKGHSSTVYRDEAGDSEEEGRYVRGCEQPVRVVVRKHSAPRKPQAVPPRQAAKPWYKRNQYKDASHPFDQEGGHGLCEQEAAGGELGAVTGSELQFRTCEERVCREDLTSAEKSRWADGELIPRRRQGAAPPRQEMSSQRKVMYQRPRDEDNDDEPPPLHWERGSSMRGEPRC; via the exons ATGGAGG ATGGAaacaaacagccacacacatTTGGGAATGGACAACAGAGAACTCACCCCCCAAGACCTTTTTTCTACGTGCAGCCTCCATCTCAACCTTATTACGTCTACCAGCACTGGCAGCTGAACAACCCTTATGGTCACTATGGTTTGCCTGGAG GTTTTAATTACAACCGTCCCTGCATGCCCCCCTTCCAGTACATGCAGTACCCCAGCTACGTTTACCCACAGGCTCCCATGTATCCGGTTGACAACAGGCGGATGTTTGAGCCTCGGTTCCACGCTCCCCCCTGGAGCCAGCAGCCTTACTCACAACCTCACGGGCATCGAGAAATGGCGTGTTCAGAGGCCCAGACGGATCCCAGTGAGGCTATAAACAAGCTGATCGAGTGCCTGGATAAAATCAGAGCCAACGAGCTGCAGGGCGCCGAGAGAGAACTTGACTCTGGTGTCGCCTCCCAATCCTCGGGCATGTTTTCTCCaggggaagagaagaagagtgaagGTCAGGGTCACGTCCTGCCTCCAGGGCCGGATGACTCTCCTGCCGTGGCCTTCAGTGACTCCACAACAGCCGTGTATGATGCGGAGTCCAGCCACAGGAGCCTGGACGCCCTGAGCCCTCAGGAATGCTGGTCAGGAGCCATGGAGGAAGAGCTGCCCCTCGACAGCTCCTCTGTTCATGAAGACTGCCCCGAGCTCGAGCAGCTGGTGGAGGATCAACACTTCCCCCCTCTGGAGAGCGAAGAGGTCACAGATATCCAGTCAGATGTCTTTGTGACCGATGCAAGCGTTCCCAGATGTGAGGTTGAAGAGCTCCTGAAGTCTTCACTAGCACCTTCCTTCTCCAGTCAGCCTGTCCTCAAGGAACCTAAGAGCAGCGACACCACCTCCAAGTCAGAACGTCAGGCAGCGTCTCGGGAGGAAGCCAAATCAGATGCAAGCTACCAGATCCTCAAGTTGCCCTTTGAGAGCCTGTTGACGCCTGGAGCTGCCGGAGCCGGCCGCCTCTCCTCCCCTGCAGCCCCCTACTTCTACAACTACCTCACCATGCAGAGCACGCACGAGCGGATGAGCGTCCTCAGTCCGTCTCTGGACGAGCTGTCCTCCAGGGATGAGATGTTCTCCACAGATCTGGACGACGTGGAGCTTTTCCCCAAACACGTGTACACGGGCCGCAGGCTGGCAGAGGTCGTGGGTGCGTCGCCTCAAGCTGCTGAGGAAGTAGAAGAAGTGTGGCTGCCGGGTTCCAAGAGGTTCATGTGCGCCTGCTGTGGGAGAAACCTGGCCAAGGGGGCAGGTCGGAACAAAGGCCACAGCTCCACAGTGTACAGAGACGAGGCCGGGGACTCTGAGGAGGAAGGCAGGTATGTGAGAGGGTGTGAGCAGCCGGTCAGGGTGGTGGTGAGGAAGCATTCTGCACCCAGGAAGCCTCAGGCTGTCCCACCGAGACAGGCAGCAAAACCCTGGTATAAAAGAAACCAGTACAAAGACGCCTCGCATCCATTCGACCAGGAGGGAGGTCACGGCCTCTGTGAGCAGGAAGCAGCTGGGGGGGAACTCGGAGCTGTGACTGGCAGTGAGCTGCAGTTCAGAACATGTGAGG AGCGAGTCTGCAGAGAAGATCTGACCAGTGCCGAGAAAAGCAGGTGGGCGGACGGAGAGCTGATTCCCaggaggagacaaggagccGCTCCGCCACGACAAG AGATGAGTTCTCAGAGGAAAGTGATGTACCAGCGGCCGAGAGACGAGGACAACGACGACGAGCCGCCTCCGTTACACTGGGAGAGAG GCTCGTCCATGAGAGGAGAACCGAGATGTTAA